The ANME-2 cluster archaeon DNA window CTGTGACTGAATCAATTGGTTTATCGGCATTGTTGCTGATGACGATTTTCACATTATGTTCTTTAAATTCCGCCATCGATACATAAATACTGCTTATTGAAACGTTATCCGGATTGACCGGGTCAACGGGTTCTTTATTCGATGTACAACCTGAGATTAACAATATTGATAAAATCACAAGACTGATAAAAATCATTCGATTCATTATACTCACCTTACCAATAATTCACATTTATACAATACATACTTTTTTGTTATGTAATTAAATTAGTTGGCATATATATTTATATTTTTTTCAGCTATTCAAGGTCTGTAGATAAGAAGATAATCCGGCTCAAATCCCCCAATCTTAAATACTTCCTTACACAATTATGTTTAATGGCACAAACAAACAAGTCAATAATGAGTCCCGTCATCGCAAATATCCTCTCAGGATACGACAGGGACAACCTCACAATAGCAACCGTTACCAGCCACACCAGTTTGCAGATATTCGACGGCGCGCGCAAGGAAGGCTTAAAGACCATTGGCATCTGCATTGGCAAACCCCCTAAATTCTATGACGCTTTTCCCCTGGCCAAACCCGATGAGTTCCTGGTCGTTGATAACTATGCCAACATCCTGGATGTCGCCCCGGAACTGGCAGCAAAGAACGCCATCGTTATCCCCCACGGTTCATTCGTGGAATATATGGGTCATAAGAACTTCATGAACCTGGAACTGCCATCCTTTGGCAACCGCAATGTACTGGAATGGGAGTCTGACCGCAACAAGGAGCGCCAGTGGCTGGAAGGCGCCGGCATATCAATGCCAAAAAATATAGACGACCCCAGGGATATCAATTTTCCGGTCATGGTAAAATACCACGGTGCCAAGGGTGGCAGGGGCTTCTTTGTGGCCAAGAACAAAGCAGAATTCTACCAGCGTCTGGACGAGTCTCAACCCTACACCATCCAGGAGTTCATAGTGGGGACCCGCTATTACCTGCACTACTTCTATTCACCTTTACCCACGAAGGGATATGCCCTGAGCAAAGGCACCCTTGAACTTATGAGCATGGACCGGCGCGTGGAATCAAATGCAGACGAGATATTCAGGCTGGGCTCGCCCCGTGAACTTGAGGACGCAGGCGTATATCCCTCCTTCGTGGTCACAGGTAATATACCTCTGGTCGCGCGCGAATCCCTGTTACCCAAGATATTTGAGCTGGGAGAGCAGGTGGTGGAGAGGTCCCTTGACCTGTTCGGCGGTATGATAGGACCGTTCTGCCTTGAGACCGTATGTACCGATAAACTGGAATTCCGCATCTTCGAGATATCGGCGCGTATCGTAGCAGGTACTAACCTGTACATGTCAGGTTCACCCTACTCTGAGCTTATCGGACCCAACTTTTCAACGGGCCGCAGGATAGCCAGGGAGATAAAGAAGGCAGTGAAGTATGACAAACTTGAAGAGGTTCTGTCTTGAATGGAACATATGACGTTATAATCGTGGGAGCAGGCCCTGCCGGTATGTTTGCGGCGCATGAACTGCCGGGTCGGGACCTTTCAATATGTATCATCGAACAGGGGCAGGATATATTCACCCGCACATGTGACATGGCCATGATTAGCAGGTGTACCCACTGCGAACCCTGTGCTATCATGTGCGGTGTGGGGGGCGCCGGAACTTTCAGCGATGGCACGCTAAACCTGAGACCCGATATCGGCGGCGACCTGAGCGAGTTTACCCATGACCGGGATGCGGCCTGGGCACTGGTGGATGAGGTAGACCGGATATTTTTACACTATGGCGCACCTGAAGCACTGAACAGGCCGGACAATAGCGAGATAGAGTGTCTGAAACGCAGGGCCGCCTCTGCCGGTGCCAGGTTCGTAGATATCCCCCAGCGGCACATAGGTTCTGACAGGACACCTGAACTTATAAAAAAAATAAAAGACCACCTGGTTGGGGAAGGTATCCATTTCATGCTTGAAACCACCGTCACCGACCTGGTGGTAAACGAAGGGCAGTGTACCGGTGTGGTACTCAAAGACGGGAGCACTGTTGAGGCAAAGACCGTCCTGCTCGCTCCGGGACGGGTGGGTGCATCCTGGGTGGACGAGATGGTGAAACGTCACAGTATCCGCGCCCGTTATGCTGGTATCGATATCGGGGTCAGGGTGGAAGTCCCGGCTATTATAATGGAACCGGTGACCGCTATAAACCGCGACCCCAAGTTCCATATCATGAGTCGCAAATACGATGACTTTGTCAGGACCTTTTGCACCAACCATCACGGTTTTGTGGTCAAGGAAGAATATGAAGGATTCATAGCCACGAACGGGCACTCAATGAAGGATGCCCGTTCAGATAATACTAACTTCGCTTTCCTGGTACGCATTGAACTCACCCACCCCATAGAGAACACTACCAGGTACGGCCGTTCGGTCGCCAAACTGGCCACCACTATTGGCGGAGGTAAACCTGTGCTGCAGCGCATGGGCGACCTGCGCCGGGGCCGGCGCTCTACAACGGAACGCATCAGGCGAAATCCTGTCACCAATACCCTGAAGGATGTAACGCCCGGTGATATCAGCATGGCAATGCCCCACCGCATCGTTATGGACATCATTGAGGGTTTGGAAGTACTCAACCAGATAATCCCGGGCGTTGCATCTGATTCAACGCTGCTCTATGCCCCCGAGATAAAGTTCTATGCCATGCGCCTGGAAGTGGACCGGCAGATGATGACAAGCATTAAGGGACTGTATGCTGCAGGGGACGGGGCCGGGCTGTCCAGGGACATCGTGAACGCAGCGGCCACAGGCATACTGGCCGCCCGCGGGATAACAAATAACCAGTAGGTGGGTAATCATGGATCTTAAAGAGTTCCTTGGACACGAGTGGGTCGACGCTTACCTGATGCATTCCAACAGCACCTACAGTGCTGATATGTATTACACGACCCGGTTCTTGGCAGGCGATGCCTTCACTTACCTTAATTGTGGCCATGAGGTGCTGATGGTCTCAGGCATGGAAAAAGGGCGGGCTGAAAAAGAATCCGGGATAGCTGATATCAGGTCATCTTCGGATTACGGTCTCAAGGAAGAAGCAAAAGCGTACAAGGACAGCGGAGAGGCATACTGCAGAGTGCTCGCACGGCTCCTTAAGGACGAAGGATTGCACAAAGTGGCTGTACCCAGGGATTTCCCCGTGTTCTATGCCGACTGCCTCGAAAGGGCAGGATTCCAAATAACCTGTGTCAAAAGCCCTGTCATAGAACAGAGAGAGATAAAGACCGAAGGTGAGATACAGGCAATAACCACTGCCCAGCGCGCCTGTGAACAGGCTACTGCAAGGGCAGTTGAAGTCATAAGTAAGGCAGAAACCGTAAACGGTGAACTGATGACAAAAGGTAAACCTTTAACGTCTGAAGCTGTAAGGGCAGTCATACACCACTCCCTGCTGGATGCGGGATGTGAAGCCGATAGTACCATTGTTGCATGCGGTCCCCGCAGTTCCGACCCGCACTGGCAAGGTGAAGGCGTGCTGATGGCTGACCTGCCCATTGTGCTGGACGTGTTTCCCAGGCACGCGGTACACAGGTATTACAGCGACATGAGCCGCACCGTTATCAGGGGCGAGCCGGACCCTACGATAGTTGAAATGCACCAGGCTGTGCTCTCGGCGCAGGAAGCTGCATTTGGCCTCATAGGACCAGGGGTAAACGGCAGTGAGGTACACCAGGCAGTTTGCGATACCTTCACCGATGCAGGATTCTCTGTAGGAGACGGGGAAGGATTCATCCATTCCACAGGCCACGGCGTGGGTCTTGATGTCCATGAACGGCCAGGGCTTGGCCTGCAGGATGTGGTACTGGAAGCAGGGAACGTGGTCACTGTCGAACCTGGACTTTACTACAGGGACGTGGGTGGTGTGAGGGTCGAAGACATTGTCGTGGTCACTGCAAGTGGATGCAAGAACTTAACTACATTTGACAAGAATCTACGGATATAATAATCAAGGTGATACTTATGGATAAAAAGCAGGATGAAGAACAAATGCTGGAAGATATCGACCAGATCATTGAGAAATATGTAACCGCAGGGAAGATACTGTCACAGGTAAGGGAAAAGACAGCCAGACAGGTCACCGTTGGCGCAAACCTGTATGATGTGGCTCGATTTGGCGAGGACATGATACGCGAGCAGGGCGGTGAACCTGCTTTTCCCATAAACATTTCCTGTAACGAGGAAGCAGCTCATGCCACACCCAAAAAGGATGATACGGCGGTGTTCGGTGAGGATATGGTCAAACTGGACATTGGGGTGCATGTTGACGGTTTCATCGCAGATACTGCAAAAACCGTTGACCTCTCAGGCAATCCTGAACTGGTGGAAGCAGCCGAGGCTGCCCTTGAAGCCGCTATCAAGGCCATACATGCCGGAATCAACACTGCAGAGCTTGGATTGATAATCAATGATACTATTACCGGGTTCGGGTATAAGCCAGTAGCCAACCTGACCGGACACGGCCTGGCCCAGTACATGCAACATGTCCCGCCCAGCATTCCCAATATCCCTATTGATAAAGGGGTCGCTCTTGAGGTTGGACAGGTTGTAGCTATTGAACCCTTTGCCACGAACGGCCAGGGGTACGTGACCGAAGGTGCCAGCACAGAGATATATCACATTGTTGGTACCAGGCCTATCCGTGCACCTGCAGCCAGGGTTTTGCTCAAAGAGATCGAAGCATACCAGACCCTACCCTTTGCCAAACGCTGGCTCAGCTCAAAGCACCTGGATTTTGCACTGCTCCAGCTGGAAAAGAACGGAAACATCTCGTCATATCCGGTACTGAAAGAGGAAAAAGGGGCTTTGGTCTCCCAGGCAGAACATACCGTCATCGTGGAAGAGGACGGCTGTAAAGTGATCACCCGATAAAGGTAAAGCGACCACCAGGTAATTATGAACGGACCGTAGACATGAACAGGCATGGAATAATAGCTGGATTGCTGTTTATAACTGCATGCATATCAATGATAACTTCAGTCCATGCAGAATATGGATGGACCAACGAGATAATTATCTACAGTAATGGTATGCAATGGGAATATACCGAGCATATCTCAGGCATGGATTCCTACGTGTTCAAATATGACATTGATAAAAAGCAGGGCAATAAGGATGACTTTGTCAGTGCATGGGAACTGTTGAAGATGGATAAACACCTGAGGAACAAGTTCAGGACCTCAATTGAACAGAAAATGGATGTGAAAATAGACAATTCATCACATGGCATTACGATACGGGATATCGATGCTACTCTTTCTGCCGGGGCACTTGGGCCGGATGAAGCCCTGACCAATTTTACAAACACCTACCAGGTAATGTATGAGTTTGAAGAAGGGCTGCTCCAAAATGGCAGCACGGTCTGGCTACTGGGTGAGCCTGATAGTGAACTATCAATTACGTTCCCGGAAGGTACACAGATTATTTCAACCCATAATTTTGGGAACGTGACTCTGTATCGGAGGAAAGTCTCGGGCAGGTTCCCCCAAGGTTCGAACCGGACACAAACCACTGAAGGAGCAGTGATCACATACCACATCAACCGGACGTTGACGGAATCTTCTCTTAAGGGCCCTGGCGATACCTATCCTGTGGCCGGGGAGAATGAACATGTATCAGCCACTCCCGCACCTACCTTCCCGGTTCCGTTCATGACAGCCGCAACCACGCTATTTGTGATTGCAGCCGCACGAATGTTATCAAAAGATTGAATAGGTGTTACGTAAATTTATAATCAGTTAACCCTGAATTCATGGGAGAAACACAAACATGAACAGTACCATACATCCTGAAGACGTTTGCATTTTTATTCCCACATTGAACGAATCCCACACCATAGGCGGTCTTATTCACGAATTCAAGTCACTGGGGTTTTCCAATATCCTGGTCATGGACGGCCACAGCAAAGACAATACAGCCGACATTGCCAGGAAAGCAGGCGCTCATGTGGTGATGCAGACCGGTAAGGGAAAAGGGCAGGCAGTGATACAGGCTTTTGATACTATCGACAGCCCTTACATTATCATGATAGACGGCGATGGTACATACCTGCCTGATGAGGTGAACCGTTTTATTGAAGCTTTTGAGCAGGGTGCCGGACACATTATCGGTGACCGTTTCGCTAATCCGGGTAAAGGTGCCTTTACGAAGCTAAATTCCATGGGGAACAGGATACTGAACAAAATGTTCGGGTTCGCATACGGGGAGTGGCTCTCAGACATTCTTTCAGGATACAGGGGATTTACCCGCGAGACGATATCCAGGCTGGTATTGAACCAGACCGGGTTTGAGATAGAGACTGAGATGACCGTGGAATGTGTCAGGAATGAAGTTGATATACGAGTGGTTCCTATTACTTACCTGGCAAGGGCAGATGATGCTGCGGCAACAAAATTAAATCCCCTTACAGATGGGCTCAGGATAGGGAGGACGATATTCAATATGGCAAAGATGAACAACCCTTTGTTTTATTTTAGTGTAATGGGTGGAGTAACCGTTTTTATTGGATTTATAGTGGGAATCTATGTAGTAAATGAATGGCTTGCCAATGTTAATCATGTCCTGCTGGCATTACTGACAACACTTATTATCATGAGCGGCCTGCAGATGTTCATATTTGCCATGATGGGGGACCTGATAGTATCCCTCCATAAAGAGACCATGAGGGCTTTGAGGAAGTACAAGGAATAATAACAATATACCGGTGAATTGATTTAAAAAAAAGAAGAACCCAGGGCGTGAGACCCTATTAATTCATATTGACATTTTTTTAATCCTGTTCATTTGCCAAGTTCTTCAAACATCTTCCTGATAAAAATAGCTGAGACGAAGGCGTATACTGCTGCACTTACCAGACCCACATCCATGATAGCCTGAAGAGGTACAGCATAGTCTTTCAAGAATGTAACCTTTGCAAAGTTTGCAACTGCATATACTGCTATTGAACCGGTAAATGCGGAAAGGAACATCCAGAAATACGACGCACCGGCAGTCGCATACCATAGTTTTCGTGTGATATAAGCGATGCCTCCACTGACAATAAGGACA harbors:
- a CDS encoding NAD(P)/FAD-dependent oxidoreductase, whose protein sequence is MFAAHELPGRDLSICIIEQGQDIFTRTCDMAMISRCTHCEPCAIMCGVGGAGTFSDGTLNLRPDIGGDLSEFTHDRDAAWALVDEVDRIFLHYGAPEALNRPDNSEIECLKRRAASAGARFVDIPQRHIGSDRTPELIKKIKDHLVGEGIHFMLETTVTDLVVNEGQCTGVVLKDGSTVEAKTVLLAPGRVGASWVDEMVKRHSIRARYAGIDIGVRVEVPAIIMEPVTAINRDPKFHIMSRKYDDFVRTFCTNHHGFVVKEEYEGFIATNGHSMKDARSDNTNFAFLVRIELTHPIENTTRYGRSVAKLATTIGGGKPVLQRMGDLRRGRRSTTERIRRNPVTNTLKDVTPGDISMAMPHRIVMDIIEGLEVLNQIIPGVASDSTLLYAPEIKFYAMRLEVDRQMMTSIKGLYAAGDGAGLSRDIVNAAATGILAARGITNNQ
- a CDS encoding Xaa-Pro peptidase family protein, whose protein sequence is MDLKEFLGHEWVDAYLMHSNSTYSADMYYTTRFLAGDAFTYLNCGHEVLMVSGMEKGRAEKESGIADIRSSSDYGLKEEAKAYKDSGEAYCRVLARLLKDEGLHKVAVPRDFPVFYADCLERAGFQITCVKSPVIEQREIKTEGEIQAITTAQRACEQATARAVEVISKAETVNGELMTKGKPLTSEAVRAVIHHSLLDAGCEADSTIVACGPRSSDPHWQGEGVLMADLPIVLDVFPRHAVHRYYSDMSRTVIRGEPDPTIVEMHQAVLSAQEAAFGLIGPGVNGSEVHQAVCDTFTDAGFSVGDGEGFIHSTGHGVGLDVHERPGLGLQDVVLEAGNVVTVEPGLYYRDVGGVRVEDIVVVTASGCKNLTTFDKNLRI
- the aglJ gene encoding S-layer glycoprotein N-glycosyltransferase AglJ: MNSTIHPEDVCIFIPTLNESHTIGGLIHEFKSLGFSNILVMDGHSKDNTADIARKAGAHVVMQTGKGKGQAVIQAFDTIDSPYIIMIDGDGTYLPDEVNRFIEAFEQGAGHIIGDRFANPGKGAFTKLNSMGNRILNKMFGFAYGEWLSDILSGYRGFTRETISRLVLNQTGFEIETEMTVECVRNEVDIRVVPITYLARADDAAATKLNPLTDGLRIGRTIFNMAKMNNPLFYFSVMGGVTVFIGFIVGIYVVNEWLANVNHVLLALLTTLIIMSGLQMFIFAMMGDLIVSLHKETMRALRKYKE
- the map gene encoding type II methionyl aminopeptidase, which encodes MLEDIDQIIEKYVTAGKILSQVREKTARQVTVGANLYDVARFGEDMIREQGGEPAFPINISCNEEAAHATPKKDDTAVFGEDMVKLDIGVHVDGFIADTAKTVDLSGNPELVEAAEAALEAAIKAIHAGINTAELGLIINDTITGFGYKPVANLTGHGLAQYMQHVPPSIPNIPIDKGVALEVGQVVAIEPFATNGQGYVTEGASTEIYHIVGTRPIRAPAARVLLKEIEAYQTLPFAKRWLSSKHLDFALLQLEKNGNISSYPVLKEEKGALVSQAEHTVIVEEDGCKVITR
- a CDS encoding formate--phosphoribosylaminoimidazolecarboxamide ligase — its product is MSPVIANILSGYDRDNLTIATVTSHTSLQIFDGARKEGLKTIGICIGKPPKFYDAFPLAKPDEFLVVDNYANILDVAPELAAKNAIVIPHGSFVEYMGHKNFMNLELPSFGNRNVLEWESDRNKERQWLEGAGISMPKNIDDPRDINFPVMVKYHGAKGGRGFFVAKNKAEFYQRLDESQPYTIQEFIVGTRYYLHYFYSPLPTKGYALSKGTLELMSMDRRVESNADEIFRLGSPRELEDAGVYPSFVVTGNIPLVARESLLPKIFELGEQVVERSLDLFGGMIGPFCLETVCTDKLEFRIFEISARIVAGTNLYMSGSPYSELIGPNFSTGRRIAREIKKAVKYDKLEEVLS